A stretch of the Streptomyces sp. WMMB303 genome encodes the following:
- a CDS encoding polyprenyl synthetase family protein, producing MTVVGPFGLSVRDQAVEADVLAGLAAVDEGLMEATKSGVAFITEAAQHLVRAGGKRFRPLLVMLGAQFGDPHAPGVVPAAVVVELTHLATLYHDDVMDEADVRRGVPSANANWDNSVAVLTGDFLFSRASHILADLGPEAVRIQAQAFERLVTGQIMETAGPADGHDAIDHYLEVIAGKTGSLIAVAGRFGAMMSGADERTVSVLTQYGERVGVAFQLADDVLDIASDEHESGKTPGTDLREGIPTLPVLYLRARAASPEGTREDRELCALLDGDLGDDGRLAEALAALRVHPALEQARRATVRYADEAREMLAPLPDNAAKAALAGLCTAVVDRAG from the coding sequence GTGACCGTCGTCGGGCCCTTCGGGCTGAGCGTGCGGGACCAGGCTGTCGAAGCAGACGTCCTGGCCGGGTTGGCGGCCGTCGATGAGGGCCTCATGGAGGCCACCAAGAGCGGCGTCGCCTTCATAACGGAAGCGGCGCAGCATCTGGTGCGGGCCGGCGGCAAGCGCTTCCGGCCACTGCTGGTCATGCTGGGGGCCCAGTTCGGCGATCCGCATGCGCCCGGGGTGGTGCCCGCCGCCGTCGTCGTCGAGCTGACCCACCTCGCCACGCTCTACCACGACGACGTGATGGACGAGGCCGACGTACGGCGCGGCGTGCCCAGCGCCAACGCCAACTGGGACAACTCCGTCGCCGTCCTGACCGGTGACTTCCTCTTCTCCCGCGCCTCGCACATACTGGCCGACCTCGGCCCCGAGGCCGTCCGGATCCAGGCCCAGGCGTTCGAACGGCTCGTGACCGGCCAGATCATGGAGACCGCGGGTCCGGCCGACGGCCACGACGCCATCGACCACTACCTCGAGGTGATCGCGGGCAAGACCGGTTCGCTGATCGCCGTCGCCGGACGGTTCGGCGCCATGATGTCCGGCGCCGACGAGCGGACCGTCTCGGTGCTCACCCAGTACGGGGAGCGGGTCGGCGTCGCCTTCCAGCTCGCCGACGACGTCCTCGACATCGCCAGCGACGAGCACGAGTCCGGCAAGACGCCCGGCACCGATCTGCGGGAGGGCATCCCCACGCTGCCGGTGCTGTACCTGCGCGCGCGTGCGGCGAGCCCGGAGGGGACCCGCGAGGACCGCGAACTGTGCGCACTGCTCGACGGGGACCTCGGTGACGACGGGCGGCTCGCCGAGGCGCTGGCCGCGCTGCGTGTCCACCCCGCGCTGGAGCAGGCCCGCCGGGCGACCGTCCGGTACGCCGACGAGGCCCGCGAGATGCTCGCCCCGCTGCCCGACAACGCCGCCAAGGCCGCCCTGGCCGGGCTGTGCACGGCCGTGGTGGACCGGGCGGGCTGA
- the recQ gene encoding DNA helicase RecQ — MLQESAERPGGTSETGALRVLRKVFGYDAFRGQQEAVIDHVVAGGDAVVLMPTGGGKSLCYQIPALVRRGTGVVISPLIALMQDQVDALKALGVRAGFLNSTLDLDQRRVVEAEFLAGELDLLYIAPERLRLENTTALLERAEVSVFAIDEAHCVAQWGHDFRPDYLNLSMLGERWPDVPRIALTATATRATHQEIVQRLGLPAARDFVASFDRPNIQYRIVPKRDPRKQLLRFLKEEHEGDAGIVYCLSRNAVERTAEFLCANGVEAVPYHAGLDAGTRAAHQARFLREDGLVVVATIAFGMGIDKPDVRFVAHLDLPKSVEGYYQETGRAGRDGLPSHAWLAYGLQDVVQQRKLIESGEGDPAFQRRARSHLDAMLSLCETVHCRRGRLLAYFGQEPAEGAAEPSCGNCDTCLSPPESWDGTVPAQKVLSTVVRLKRERGQKFGSGQLVDILLGRRTAKVIQFDHDGLSVFGIGTELAEGEWRSVIRQLIAQGLLEIEGEHGTLVLTDASATVLRAQREVRMRKDPAPARSRTAAGPAGNRPGGGSSGKAAVAAELPEEAVPLFETLRGWRAEQAREQGVPAYVVFHDATLREIAVRRPGTLGELGEITGVGEKKLATYGEGVLAALAGGPPE, encoded by the coding sequence ATGCTTCAGGAGAGTGCCGAGAGGCCGGGTGGGACGTCCGAGACGGGGGCGCTGCGGGTACTGCGCAAGGTCTTCGGCTACGACGCCTTCCGCGGACAGCAGGAAGCCGTCATCGACCACGTCGTCGCGGGGGGCGACGCGGTGGTGCTGATGCCCACCGGTGGCGGCAAATCCCTGTGCTACCAGATCCCCGCCCTGGTCAGACGGGGTACGGGCGTGGTGATCTCGCCGCTCATCGCCCTCATGCAGGACCAGGTGGACGCGCTGAAGGCGCTGGGCGTCCGCGCCGGCTTCCTCAACTCCACGCTCGACCTCGACCAGCGCCGGGTGGTGGAGGCCGAGTTCCTGGCGGGCGAGCTCGACCTGCTCTACATCGCCCCCGAGCGGCTGCGGCTGGAGAACACGACGGCGCTGCTGGAGCGCGCCGAGGTGTCCGTCTTCGCGATCGACGAAGCACACTGCGTCGCCCAATGGGGCCACGACTTCCGGCCCGACTATCTGAACCTGTCGATGCTCGGCGAGCGCTGGCCCGACGTGCCGCGCATCGCGCTGACCGCCACCGCCACCCGCGCCACCCACCAGGAGATCGTCCAGCGGCTCGGGCTCCCCGCGGCGCGCGACTTCGTCGCCAGCTTCGACCGGCCCAACATCCAGTACCGCATCGTGCCCAAACGCGACCCCAGGAAGCAGCTGCTGCGCTTCCTCAAGGAGGAGCACGAGGGCGACGCGGGCATCGTCTACTGCCTGTCGCGGAACGCGGTCGAGCGCACCGCCGAGTTCCTGTGCGCCAACGGCGTCGAGGCGGTGCCCTACCACGCGGGGCTGGACGCGGGTACCCGCGCCGCGCACCAGGCCCGCTTCCTGCGCGAGGACGGGCTGGTCGTGGTGGCCACCATCGCCTTCGGCATGGGGATCGACAAGCCCGACGTGCGGTTCGTCGCACACCTGGACCTGCCCAAGTCGGTCGAGGGCTACTACCAGGAGACGGGCCGGGCCGGGCGCGACGGACTGCCTTCGCACGCGTGGCTCGCCTACGGCCTCCAGGACGTCGTCCAGCAGCGCAAGCTGATCGAGAGCGGCGAGGGCGATCCGGCCTTCCAGCGCCGGGCGCGTTCGCACCTGGACGCGATGCTCTCGCTGTGCGAGACGGTCCACTGCCGGCGCGGCCGGCTCCTCGCCTACTTCGGCCAGGAGCCGGCCGAGGGGGCCGCCGAGCCCTCCTGCGGCAACTGCGACACCTGCCTGTCCCCGCCGGAGTCGTGGGACGGCACGGTGCCCGCGCAGAAGGTGCTCTCCACCGTCGTCCGGCTCAAGCGGGAGCGCGGCCAGAAGTTCGGCTCCGGGCAGCTCGTGGACATCCTGTTGGGCCGCAGGACGGCCAAGGTCATCCAGTTCGACCACGACGGGCTGTCGGTCTTCGGCATCGGCACCGAGCTGGCCGAGGGCGAATGGCGCAGCGTCATCCGGCAGTTGATCGCCCAGGGGCTGCTGGAGATCGAGGGTGAGCACGGCACGCTGGTACTCACCGACGCGAGCGCCACCGTGCTGCGCGCCCAGCGGGAGGTGCGGATGCGCAAGGACCCGGCTCCGGCGCGGTCCCGCACGGCTGCCGGGCCTGCCGGGAACCGGCCGGGCGGCGGCTCCTCCGGCAAGGCGGCGGTGGCCGCCGAGCTGCCCGAGGAGGCCGTACCGCTGTTCGAGACCCTCCGGGGCTGGCGGGCCGAGCAGGCGCGGGAGCAGGGCGTCCCCGCCTACGTCGTCTTCCACGACGCGACCCTGCGCGAGATCGCGGTGCGGCGGCCCGGGACCCTGGGCGAGCTCGGCGAGATCACCGGTGTCGGGGAGAAGAAGCTGGCGACGTACGGGGAAGGGGTGCTGGCGGCGCTGGCGGGCGGTCCCCCGGAGTGA
- a CDS encoding DUF2092 domain-containing protein, with amino-acid sequence MAQIQPRKPRRRAVRYGVPVAVAGVAAATVGLVPALASTGDPDLPKITAEDLVAKVAASDVDQLSGTVRVKTDLGLPSLPGGGGSGGFGGGAHGSGSADGVEGKAGQQDASPGKKLSELASGEHLLRFAADGPDKQRVSIMEDAAEYSLVHSGRDLWAYDSGSNAAWHAEAPEGGGRGKHDGPAGPDAVTPQKAAKQLLKNLDSSTSVAVDGTAKVAGRDAYQLVVKPKGANDSTIESVRIAVDADKGLPLRFTVHPKKGGDPAIDVAYTKVDFGKPDASSFTFRPPKDAEVTEAKPDRKSDGDRRAPKGPGGLSGLELLGGSAGDWGKVATFDSGMPGGPGGGKSGGDKRAEELLDNFTDKVKGDFGTGRVFSTRLVNALMTEDGQVYVGAVTKEGLVKAADEHVGAE; translated from the coding sequence ATGGCACAGATCCAACCGAGGAAGCCCCGGCGCCGGGCGGTGCGGTACGGCGTACCGGTCGCCGTCGCCGGGGTCGCCGCCGCGACCGTCGGCCTGGTACCCGCGCTCGCCAGCACGGGCGATCCCGATCTGCCGAAGATCACGGCGGAGGACCTGGTCGCCAAGGTGGCCGCGTCCGATGTCGACCAACTGTCCGGCACCGTCCGGGTGAAGACCGATCTCGGCCTGCCCTCGCTGCCGGGCGGCGGCGGGAGCGGCGGCTTCGGCGGCGGAGCACACGGCTCCGGTTCCGCCGACGGCGTGGAGGGCAAGGCCGGGCAGCAGGACGCCTCTCCCGGGAAGAAGCTGTCCGAGCTGGCCTCGGGCGAGCATCTGCTGCGCTTCGCCGCCGACGGCCCCGACAAGCAGCGTGTCTCGATCATGGAGGACGCCGCCGAGTACAGCCTGGTGCACAGCGGACGTGACCTGTGGGCCTACGACAGTGGCAGCAACGCGGCCTGGCACGCCGAGGCGCCCGAGGGCGGCGGGCGTGGGAAGCACGACGGGCCGGCCGGCCCGGATGCGGTCACCCCGCAGAAGGCCGCGAAGCAGCTGCTGAAGAACCTCGACTCGTCCACCTCCGTGGCCGTCGACGGGACGGCGAAGGTCGCCGGGCGGGACGCCTACCAACTGGTCGTCAAGCCCAAGGGGGCGAACGACTCCACCATCGAGTCGGTCCGCATAGCGGTGGACGCGGACAAGGGGCTGCCGCTGAGGTTCACCGTCCACCCGAAGAAGGGCGGCGATCCCGCGATCGACGTGGCCTACACCAAGGTGGACTTCGGGAAGCCGGACGCGAGCAGCTTCACCTTCCGGCCGCCCAAGGACGCCGAGGTCACCGAGGCGAAGCCGGACCGCAAGTCGGACGGCGACCGGCGGGCCCCGAAGGGGCCCGGCGGACTGTCCGGCCTGGAGCTCCTGGGCGGTTCGGCGGGCGACTGGGGCAAGGTCGCCACGTTCGACAGCGGGATGCCCGGTGGGCCGGGCGGCGGGAAGTCCGGCGGCGACAAGCGTGCCGAGGAGCTGCTGGACAACTTCACCGACAAGGTGAAGGGCGACTTCGGTACCGGACGGGTCTTCAGCACCCGCCTGGTGAACGCCCTGATGACCGAGGACGGCCAGGTCTACGTCGGTGCTGTCACCAAGGAGGGTCTGGTCAAGGCGGCCGACGAGCACGTGGGCGCCGAGTAG
- a CDS encoding cupin domain-containing protein, which yields MGCVILRRENGGYEGKQGGVFSEGVSAESVGAKGLCLHVLHIPANSRGEPHLHAGHESAIYVVSGAHEIWHGEDLSHRDTLHPGDMVYVPANMPHMPVTGEEPVTVVVARTDPREQESVHLLSPRDP from the coding sequence ATGGGTTGTGTGATTCTCCGCCGGGAGAACGGCGGTTACGAGGGGAAGCAGGGCGGCGTCTTCAGTGAGGGGGTGTCGGCGGAGTCGGTGGGGGCCAAGGGGTTGTGTCTGCACGTCCTGCACATCCCGGCCAACTCCCGTGGGGAGCCCCATCTGCACGCGGGCCACGAGTCGGCCATATACGTCGTCAGCGGGGCGCATGAGATCTGGCACGGGGAGGACCTCTCGCACCGCGACACCCTGCACCCGGGCGACATGGTCTATGTGCCCGCGAACATGCCGCACATGCCGGTCACCGGTGAGGAGCCGGTGACCGTGGTGGTGGCCCGTACCGATCCCCGCGAGCAGGAATCGGTGCATCTGCTCTCGCCGCGCGACCCCTGA
- the fahA gene encoding fumarylacetoacetase has protein sequence MSDSALFGPDNLPYGLFSTPDRAGHRRIGVRFGDDVLDLGAAAAAFGSTHADVLRAPSLNPLLALGRPGWQEVRAQLRAWLTEDAHRETAARHLLPLSEVRLHLPFEVADYVDFYASEHHATNVGRIFRPDGDALTPNWKHLPIGYHGRAGTVVVSGTPVVRPQGQRKPPNEPLPVFGPSRRLDIEAEVGFVVGTPSALGAPVGLAGFRDHVFGVTLLNDWSARDLQAWEYVPLGPFLGKSFATSVSPWITPLDALDAARVAPPQRDAPLLPYLNDEADGVEPGGIDLRITVRLNGHVIAEPPFSTMYWTAAQQLAHMTVNGASLRTGDLYASGTVSGPEPAQRGSLLELTWGGREPLELPDGERAFLEDGDEVVLTAWAPGPEGTRVGLGEVRGRVAPAADAA, from the coding sequence ATGAGTGACAGTGCCCTTTTCGGCCCGGACAACCTTCCGTACGGCCTCTTCAGCACCCCGGACCGGGCCGGCCACCGCCGGATCGGCGTCCGGTTCGGCGACGACGTGCTCGACCTGGGCGCCGCGGCCGCCGCGTTCGGCTCCACCCACGCCGACGTGCTGCGAGCGCCCTCGCTCAACCCGCTGCTGGCGCTGGGCCGGCCCGGGTGGCAGGAGGTGCGGGCGCAGCTCCGCGCCTGGCTGACCGAGGACGCGCACCGCGAGACCGCGGCCCGCCATCTGCTGCCGCTCTCCGAGGTGCGGCTCCACCTGCCGTTCGAGGTCGCCGACTACGTCGACTTCTACGCCAGCGAACATCACGCCACCAACGTCGGGCGGATCTTCCGCCCCGACGGCGACGCCCTGACCCCCAACTGGAAGCACCTGCCCATCGGATACCACGGGCGCGCCGGGACGGTCGTCGTCTCCGGGACACCCGTGGTGCGCCCGCAGGGCCAGCGCAAGCCCCCGAACGAGCCGCTTCCCGTCTTCGGCCCCTCGCGGCGGCTGGACATCGAGGCGGAGGTCGGCTTCGTCGTCGGCACTCCGAGCGCGCTGGGCGCCCCGGTGGGGCTGGCCGGGTTCCGCGACCACGTGTTCGGCGTGACGCTGCTCAACGACTGGTCCGCGCGTGATCTGCAGGCGTGGGAGTACGTACCGCTGGGCCCCTTCCTGGGCAAGTCGTTCGCCACCTCCGTCTCCCCGTGGATCACCCCGCTGGACGCGCTGGACGCCGCACGGGTGGCGCCCCCGCAGCGCGACGCCCCGCTGCTGCCCTACCTGAACGACGAGGCCGACGGGGTCGAGCCGGGCGGAATCGATCTGCGGATCACCGTGCGGCTCAACGGCCATGTGATCGCCGAGCCGCCGTTCTCCACCATGTACTGGACCGCGGCGCAGCAGCTCGCGCACATGACGGTGAACGGGGCCTCGCTGCGGACCGGTGACCTGTACGCGTCCGGCACCGTGAGCGGCCCGGAGCCCGCGCAGCGCGGCTCCCTGCTGGAGCTGACCTGGGGCGGGCGCGAGCCGCTGGAGCTGCCCGACGGGGAGCGGGCCTTCCTGGAGGACGGCGACGAGGTGGTCCTCACCGCCTGGGCCCCCGGCCCGGAGGGGACCCGCGTCGGCCTGGGCGAGGTCCGCGGGCGGGTGGCACCCGCCGCCGACGCCGCCTGA
- a CDS encoding NADH-quinone oxidoreductase subunit M, protein MSFPLLTVTAALPAVGAVATAAVPAARRTVAKWLALAVSLATLVLSGVVLARFDPGGARYQLTESHAWISDFGVRYELGVDGIGAALMALTALLVPFVIGAGWHDADQVEERENSRWRPTQGFFALILAVEAMVLVSFAATDVFLFYIFFEAMLIPMYFLIGGFGDRAHAAGEEEGAKQRSYAAVKFLLYNLAGGLVMLAAVIGLFVVSADSLGEGTFSLPELLKARASGELTISTTTERLLFLGFFAAFAIKAPLWPLHTWLPNAMGEATAPVAVLITAVVDKVGTFAMLRFCLGLFPNASQWATPVVLGLALVSVVYGALLAVGQRDMKRLIAYASISHFGFIILGVFAMTSQGQGGATLYMVFHGISTAALMLVAGFLISRRGSRLIADYGGVQKVAPVLAGTFLVGGLATLSLPGLAPFVSEFLVLVGTFSRYPVAGIIATAGIVLAALYVLVLYQRTMTGPVRKPEIERMPDLKVRELAVVAPLVALLLFLGVFPKPLTEIVNPAVEHTLSDVQKKDPEPQHPVADHTDPSAWFDYKPAGHGGGDHE, encoded by the coding sequence ATGTCATTTCCCCTGCTGACGGTCACGGCAGCGCTGCCCGCCGTCGGGGCCGTCGCCACGGCGGCCGTTCCGGCGGCCCGGCGCACCGTCGCCAAATGGCTGGCGCTGGCCGTCTCACTGGCCACGCTGGTGCTCTCGGGCGTGGTGCTGGCCCGCTTCGACCCGGGTGGCGCCCGCTACCAACTGACCGAGTCGCACGCCTGGATCTCCGACTTCGGGGTCCGCTACGAACTGGGCGTCGACGGCATCGGCGCCGCGCTGATGGCGCTGACGGCGCTGCTGGTCCCGTTCGTCATCGGCGCCGGCTGGCACGACGCCGACCAGGTCGAGGAGCGGGAGAACAGCCGCTGGCGGCCCACCCAGGGCTTCTTCGCGCTGATCCTCGCCGTCGAGGCGATGGTGCTGGTCTCGTTCGCCGCCACCGACGTCTTCCTCTTCTACATCTTCTTCGAAGCGATGCTCATCCCGATGTACTTCCTCATCGGCGGTTTCGGGGACCGGGCGCACGCGGCCGGCGAGGAGGAGGGCGCCAAGCAGCGCTCGTACGCTGCGGTGAAGTTCCTGCTCTACAACCTGGCCGGCGGGCTGGTGATGCTGGCCGCCGTCATCGGGCTGTTCGTCGTCAGCGCCGACAGCCTGGGCGAGGGCACTTTCTCGCTGCCGGAGCTGTTGAAGGCGCGGGCGAGCGGCGAGCTGACGATCTCGACGACGACCGAGCGGCTGCTGTTCCTCGGGTTCTTCGCCGCGTTCGCCATCAAGGCCCCGCTGTGGCCGCTGCACACCTGGCTGCCGAACGCGATGGGTGAGGCCACGGCCCCGGTCGCGGTGCTGATCACCGCCGTCGTCGACAAGGTCGGCACCTTCGCGATGCTCCGCTTCTGCCTGGGCCTGTTCCCGAACGCCAGCCAGTGGGCCACCCCGGTGGTGCTCGGCCTGGCGCTGGTGAGCGTGGTGTACGGGGCGCTGCTGGCGGTCGGACAGCGGGACATGAAGCGGCTGATCGCCTACGCCTCCATCTCGCACTTCGGCTTCATCATCCTGGGCGTCTTCGCGATGACCAGCCAGGGCCAGGGCGGTGCCACGCTCTACATGGTCTTCCACGGCATCTCGACGGCCGCGCTGATGCTGGTCGCCGGGTTCCTCATCTCGCGCCGCGGCTCCCGCCTGATCGCGGACTACGGCGGAGTGCAGAAGGTGGCGCCGGTGCTGGCGGGCACCTTCCTGGTGGGCGGGCTGGCGACGCTCTCGCTGCCCGGTCTGGCGCCGTTCGTCAGCGAGTTCCTGGTGCTGGTGGGCACCTTCAGCCGCTATCCGGTGGCCGGGATCATCGCCACCGCCGGCATCGTCCTGGCCGCGCTGTACGTGCTGGTGCTCTACCAGCGCACCATGACCGGCCCGGTGCGCAAACCCGAGATCGAGCGGATGCCGGACCTGAAGGTGCGGGAGCTGGCCGTGGTGGCGCCGCTGGTGGCGCTGCTGCTCTTCCTCGGTGTCTTCCCCAAGCCGCTCACCGAGATCGTGAACCCCGCGGTGGAGCACACCCTCTCGGACGTACAGAAGAAGGACCCCGAGCCGCAGCATCCCGTGGCCGACCACACTGATCCCTCGGCGTGGTTCGACTACAAGCCGGCCGGACACGGCGGAGGTGACCACGAGTGA
- the nuoN gene encoding NADH-quinone oxidoreductase subunit NuoN has translation MTDVASAGGASAASGVPSLWTVAAGAGDTLQAPSIEFGKLSPVLIVLGAAALGVLIDAFAPRRARYSAQLFVALAGLASAFAAVIGLAASGAATTKAQIAGMGALAVDGPALFLQGTLLLVGIVGVFTFAERKLEPAAHGSRVDSFAAQPASVPGGEGEQQAVKAGWTTTEVFPLLMFAVAGMLLFPAANDLLTLFIALEVFSLPLYLLCALARRRRLLSQEAAVKYFLLGAFSSAFLLFGIALLYGYAGTVNYSSIARVVAGTDAVSDPVLADTTGNDALLLIGSALVVMGLLFKVGAVPFHMWTPDVYQGAPTPVTGFMAAATKVAAFGALLRLLYVVLPGLRWDWRPVMWGVAILTMLGGAVVAITQTDIKRLLAYSSIAHAGFLLAGVIATSEDGISSVLFYLAAYSFVTLGAFAVVTLVRDAGGEATHLSKWAGLGRRSPLLAAVFAVFLLAFAGIPLTSGFAGKFAVFKAAAEGGAGALVVVGVIASAIAAFFYLRVIVLMFFSEPRADGPSVAVPSVMTTSAIALGVVVTVVLGVAPQYFLDLAGQAGVFVR, from the coding sequence ATGACAGACGTGGCGTCGGCGGGCGGTGCGTCCGCGGCGTCCGGTGTCCCCAGCCTGTGGACAGTCGCGGCGGGCGCGGGCGACACGCTGCAGGCGCCGAGCATCGAGTTCGGCAAGCTCTCCCCGGTGCTGATCGTCCTGGGTGCGGCCGCCCTCGGCGTCCTGATCGACGCGTTCGCGCCGCGCCGGGCCCGCTACAGCGCCCAGCTGTTCGTCGCGCTGGCCGGACTGGCCTCCGCGTTCGCCGCGGTCATCGGGCTGGCGGCGAGCGGCGCGGCCACCACCAAGGCGCAGATCGCCGGCATGGGAGCGCTGGCCGTCGACGGGCCCGCGCTCTTCCTCCAGGGCACGCTGCTGCTGGTGGGGATCGTGGGTGTCTTCACCTTCGCCGAGCGCAAGCTGGAGCCTGCGGCGCACGGCAGCCGGGTGGACTCCTTCGCGGCGCAGCCCGCCTCGGTGCCCGGCGGTGAGGGGGAGCAGCAGGCAGTCAAGGCGGGCTGGACGACCACCGAGGTCTTCCCGCTGCTGATGTTCGCGGTCGCCGGCATGCTGCTGTTCCCGGCGGCGAACGATCTGCTGACCCTCTTCATCGCGCTGGAGGTCTTCTCCCTCCCGCTGTACCTGCTGTGCGCGCTGGCCCGCCGCAGGCGGCTGCTGTCCCAGGAGGCGGCGGTCAAGTACTTCCTGCTGGGCGCGTTCTCCTCGGCGTTCCTGTTGTTCGGTATCGCGCTGCTGTACGGGTACGCGGGCACCGTCAACTACTCGTCCATCGCCCGGGTGGTGGCCGGGACCGACGCGGTCAGCGACCCGGTGCTGGCGGACACCACGGGCAACGACGCGCTGCTGCTGATCGGCAGTGCGCTGGTCGTGATGGGCCTGCTGTTCAAGGTCGGTGCCGTCCCCTTCCACATGTGGACCCCGGACGTGTACCAGGGCGCGCCGACGCCGGTGACCGGATTCATGGCGGCGGCCACCAAGGTGGCGGCGTTCGGCGCGCTGCTGCGGCTGCTGTACGTGGTGCTGCCGGGGCTGCGCTGGGACTGGCGGCCGGTGATGTGGGGCGTGGCGATCCTGACGATGCTCGGCGGTGCCGTGGTCGCCATCACCCAGACGGACATCAAGCGGCTGCTGGCCTATTCCTCGATCGCGCACGCGGGCTTCCTGCTGGCGGGTGTCATCGCCACCTCGGAGGACGGCATCTCCTCGGTGCTGTTCTATCTGGCCGCCTACTCCTTCGTGACGCTGGGCGCCTTCGCGGTGGTCACGCTGGTGCGGGACGCGGGCGGCGAGGCGACGCACCTGTCCAAGTGGGCCGGACTCGGGCGGCGTTCACCGCTCCTCGCGGCCGTGTTCGCGGTCTTCCTGCTGGCGTTCGCGGGTATTCCGCTCACCTCCGGGTTCGCGGGGAAGTTCGCGGTGTTCAAGGCGGCTGCCGAGGGCGGCGCGGGTGCGCTGGTCGTGGTCGGTGTGATCGCCTCGGCCATCGCGGCGTTCTTCTATCTGCGGGTCATCGTGCTGATGTTCTTCAGCGAGCCGCGGGCCGACGGGCCGAGTGTGGCGGTGCCGAGTGTCATGACGACCTCGGCGATCGCGCTCGGTGTCGTGGTCACGGTCGTGCTGGGGGTGGCGCCGCAGTACTTCCTCGACCTGGCCGGACAGGCGGGGGTGTTCGTGCGGTGA